Sequence from the Diadema setosum chromosome 18, eeDiaSeto1, whole genome shotgun sequence genome:
gaatCATTATCCAGTACTTACAATACTCCTTGAGAGTTGTCCCTTATACTTTGTAGGTGAGAGCATTTTTGGCAGATGTCAAGCAACTTcggatttatcttttttttttcttttctatttttttttctttttctctttggtGAAGGATCAGAGACCCAACAGTTACCAGTATACGTCCTCACAGAAATGCACTGGATCAACTGATATTACACAAGTAGTGCGGAGTTCTAAAATCCAGATCTCCATGATGTCACTTGCAACAATACAATAACAATTTCTGGGAAAAACAAAGGAGGAAGGCAAaatacaacacacaaacaatcattcacacaaacaaaccactcATCTGCTCACCTTCGACACACTATCCCATGTTTCACTGCCCATTTGATAACTCACCCTGCATACAAAGCATATTCAGGAAGCAAATGCATCAACTCTAACATGGTTGAAAGAGGCTTGAAGCCTGGGAACACTATCTATTACTTAAAACGCATGGAAAATGTTCATAACATTCAGACCTCATGCACTTTCTATgaaatgtgcatgtgtgtgtacattttatACACTGATTTCACTTCAGGTGGCCAGGGTGGCACAATGTTTATCATCTACAGCAATGCAATGAAATTCAcatcatggctgtttcactgcCAAAACAGCCACGGAGAAACATTCCTCAGCAAAAGCCAATGTTCGAAGTACGTGCTAACCTCTATTGTCTTTCCATTCATGGCTGTTAGGACGTCCCCAGGTTTGACGGCCGAGCCGCTGGGCATGTTCTCACACAGCGGGATCAGTCCAACCACGTTGACGGGGAGCTCCAGGGTTGCTATGGCAAACATGGCTGCTGTCACGTTGGCGGCTCCGCCCATGTCACCCCGCATCAAGTCCATATTGGCTGATGGCTTGATGGAGATGCCACCACTGGAGGAAGGGGGAGGAGACATTATAGATTCAAAGCATTCTATTGTGTCTGTACAAGAAATATTGTGTATTTATGATGTAGACATAACAAACATAAAACCTTTCACATTTTTCCTGCCATCAGGCAGGAGGGGAAAGCTGATTCACACTATAACCCTGATTCCTAGTCCATTTCAGGAGAACTTGAGTACAGGAATAAAAGATTCTACAGCTTCAATAATGCTACCACTACAAAAAGATTTGGGAGGGTAAAGTGAAGATTCCAGCTCTGTACAAGACATGGGATATTGGTGAACTCATTTGCTAGCACATAAAATTGTCCGTACACAGACTATTATAGCAAAATCTGAACTGTTTGAGAAGTTTACTTTTCAAATGTATCCCTGCTTAAATGTGGTTGTTATGGCAACAGCTCTTCTGACATACCCTCACACTATATCTGTGATTGCAAAGTTACAAACACGTaaaaacacacattcacaaacactTATAGCATTCTGAGAGATTGTTAAAGTTTTTTAACACCTCATCATTATTCCATCTCAGTTGGTGTTGTAGGAGATAAAGCCGTGATACGAATAGTCCAAGGTGTTGCTACAGAGACCTATGCAAACACTCTCACCTGTCAAATGTAACTCCCTTGCCAACCAGTACCAGGGGGTCCAGGTTCGGGGGTGCTCCATTGTACCTCACCTCCAGGAAGATGGGTGCCTCCTCCGACCCCTTGGCCACACCCAGAAATGCACCCATCTTCATGTCTGCAGCCCACTTTCTGGAACTATGGTACAATGTGACAATGACAAAAGTTTGAGCAATACAGCCTCACAGTCCTATGTGGTTTTCGGCTCACATATTTTATTGTTGGTTCACCAATTTGTCGATTTATAACATTAcaactacagtgtacagtgtgCTTCAtgtaaattgactgcaaaatgGACAAGGAGTGCTATCAATCCTCTAAAGACCACAAACCTAAAGTCCTACTGACATTGTGTGTAAACATGTGGTCGATGGGACAGAAAGACTATCAGTATGTATTTGCTACAGACACCATGAAGACAGATGTCGATTGTATATTTGCTCTTAGAAATGAACTTCTCCCAACTAAATGTGGCATGCTTTACATAAAAAATGGATTTCTCTTTACTGACTTCTCTTTATGTGTTCTGAGTTTCCTTCTATAACAACATCATAAACAGTGAATCTACATTACAACTTTTATGTGGTTGGTCTTTTCTCACACCAAGATCAAAATCTGCTTTCTTGTCAGTGGTTTTGAGAATACATTTGACagttcccccacccccacacacaaaagATGACCTGCAACATGAACTCAATATTGTCCCCTCTTCAAACGTACTGGGCCTTGATTGTCAGCTGCAACTCTGTGTGCTGTCTCTTGTTGTGCGCGATCTCCGAGAAGGTCGTCGGGGTCAACTTGTTCGCTGGCATCTCCATCAAGGTGCGAGCAAAGTTCTGAGCGCTGGCAAGAACTTCTCCCCTCTTCCACTGACTTTGGCAATCCAAACTGCGAACGATATACAAATAATAATCTTTCACGAGTccagtgcaatggacagaatatttcatgaggtgaaagatgaaatgatccattcaatgAGGATCGAtaattcatctttcaccgaatgaagtATCTGTCCATTGAACAAACGAAAAAcatatattacttttttttatatataacaTCTAataatagatccttgtcattatATCTTTgatgaatttagaaacaagagagaatgtgTGAGATCTGAGATCAAGAGAGTGGTGAGTGTTGTATGCTAGCATGCTATCCGACAATATACTTGATCACATGCACAATGCAAATGCAAGCATTTTATATACGTAGTGTGCCGGCCTCTCAGCACGCATGCAAGGAAGCAAATTGCATGGATCCAAGATTGCAcagtaaatggagccacaattgcatgAAACGATGACGTAATAGTAAAATAGGACAAATTGTCCatatcaaacaaccaatcaaatgacaaggatctatctAGGTATCATATGATACACAATACACAGCAGAGCTCAACTATGTTTCCTCTGGTGGCTCATTCGGGTCATTAAAATCttgaaatctgaaattttggtggcatgaaataaaaacaaacaatctacTTTAGATGCCACTGACCCAATCAGGCCTACAAAAGATAAAAGATTTCTAAATTTGGTCTCCCAAGATCAATTTGTACATCATTGTGGCCCCAGCTAATGTTGAGCCCTGCACAGCAGACAGACAACATACACATTGCACATGGTCAGCATTTAAGTGGGTGTATGAAATTTGACTTACTAGTACATtacatatttcatatcattatgtACTGCATGTCCAATACATATTTAgatttacatatcatattgaTCTTACATCATTACATACTGTATCATATGCCACTAATCAATGACACATAACAATGTAGACCAAGATGTACTGCATATTGTCCAAAGGGAAGAAAGTTAATATGAATCTTCTCTTGATCTACAATTAAATAATTTTGTCCTTAAGGATAGATACAAGCCACATGAATTGCCATATATTGACTGAATGCAGACATGCATGGATGTGCCCTTTATGACCAATTAAACACAgatttttcaaaaatacatatcgtcactggggcaacaagacctggtatctacaaaatgtcaacataCCAGCCAAAGCACTGcatcaaatgggatagcctttcctttgacatgccgtgatGTCTTCATTTTTGGGGTTAGACAGCcaggatttggacaggatatcacttaactgattatttgaccattaatccaaggaagtcattttcaccacaatttgagacacaaggttttgtcaccccagtgacAATATTTAGTTGCATCATTCATCACTCCCAAGTTTTAATACACTGACTTTCTAACAGTATATGAATGAACAGAACAGCAACCACAAAGAACATGACAGTCTCAATCAATTAAATCATGAAAGATCACTTTAATCTAGTCCTGTCAAAATGACATTAACTGGAATCGATTCAACATCTATCAATTCAACAACAAATGTGTTTGGGAGAGAAGAACACAGAAATAAGAGTGAGGGAGAAAAACAGAGTAGTGCAAAGGGGGCTAATTTGCTGTATTACCTGTTTGCTTGGTTAAGAGGTAAAACTTTTAGCTTGGGTTTCTTGCTGGCTTCAGCCTTCAGGTCGTCATACtcaaagagggagagaagagatCCCTCAGCGGCAGCTGCAATTCATACAATCAATGAACTGAAGTAATTTGGATTTAATGAAATTGAGGTGAAACTAAGTGAAGAGTAAAAATGGTACTTTCTTATTGCATGCTGTACCAAAATGGTACCAAAATCTGCCAGGTACAAGAAAGATACAGTAAGACCACTATTACTGTAACTTTCACTACAGCTTCAACTTTAACATTTGTTGATGCTGTCACTCAGTCTATTTTCATTATTGCCATGAGGATAATGACATGGGGACTGCTGGTAGCTGCTCATATTTTAAAGGACAATTTTAAACCAGAgatattttgatgtaaaaaaaaaaaaccaaaacaaaacaaaggcagGCAATTTACAAGCACAACAATGATAATTTTCATcacaatcaaatgaaaaataaggaaatagtagaaaaatgagcaaagtaAATGGGATTCCGAAGTGATGCAGCAATTAGCATTTCTGGTAAGTTTCCTTCCGTTTGcatttgttacatactcaaaaagctgcatcacatCGGTGATCCCCCGCATTTATCCCAAAGTTGAattctcacacacatacacactgctatagcttctgaccattcaaGCATTGAGAATCTAGGGTTTCTGGGAagaacactgtactagggctttctatagctcaattggtagagcaccgggctagcatccGGAGGTCTTGGTTTCAAAGCCCGGTTTCCTTCTGTTTGcatttgaaaaataaggaagttacaATGAGTTAAAgataagttttctttttttggcaaaaCAGTTCCTTGggcagttgatatgaatatgcacaaATGAGTGAGCTATTGATGTCACCACCTCATATGTAATATCATATTAAACTTTCCTgattttatcagattttgaTCACATTTTCACTGTTTGGCTTTTAAAACCCTGTCATGGAATTCTCCTTTCTCATTCTCCTCTATCTCTTCCattgtcaccatcatcatcatcatcatcaccatcattatagtactgtaaaacatgatatatttgcggcatgaaatttttgtgaattacagCCGACGGCTTTTTTCGTGGCATTAAAGTTTCGCAAactgccactggcgttcaatacatacagtgtagacaagaacttttgcgtgcattttaattttgcgaatcttggcgctcgcgaaattaaaatgcacgcaaacattcctcgttttacagtatacaatcTACAACTGCCACTTTCTgtaattcataattattatcgtAGCACTGGATTTACAATTAAAATTTTCTCTATAAAATGTCTATCATCCTCACCTTCAGCGTCATTACACGGATCCACAGCTACTGTCTTGCAGCCCACTTCCCTCAGCTGCTTCACTCCCGTTGCCACAGCAGCACGTACATTCTCCCTGCCTTCGTCCAACACCTCCAGCTCATTGTGGCCGGCAGATTTCTTGCCCAGACCCACCACTGCTACACTGCTGAACTCCTGCATGTTCAATCATTTCCAATGTCTCACTTTTAACTGACTACACTCAAACATAGTTTCCAAAATTCTGGGTTCCCTCTATTATGCGGTCTGCTACGCACACCAATATCGCCCATTCAGTATGATTACGTTTATCACAATTTGTGCCACGATTGAAATCATGACGATCTTGAGGTCAGACATGGCAGTCACGTTGATCACAGAAAAGTTTTAAATGGTTCAAAGTTGTCTATGACCAACACGATTGCCAAGACTGACCACAAGATCTGATAAGACCACTACAATTACTCCATGATTTCAATCGTGGCACAAATTGTGATAGACACAAAGAACAATTCCATGATTAGCTACTGATAGCCAATTGTGGAGTGTGTACCAGATCGCATGACAGTGAGAACCCAGCATAACATACAAACCAAGCTATCACACCATTCATTTGATCATCATAACCTGAATGGCATATTTTTCCTGGTACTGTATGCAAGTTGCTATTCAAAGATTACAGAGCTCATATTACAGTTGTATTCCTACTGTGACATTCACATaagacattatcattattataattataatgataataataattattattattattattattattattattattattattattattattattattattattattattgttgttgttgttgttgttattat
This genomic interval carries:
- the LOC140241344 gene encoding cytosol aminopeptidase-like, which gives rise to MAASTRHLWFQIHRRRLPFLSRLGASYFSSSSTETGVVVGIYEREDESTEGGVFTPEASKINERTSGRLDDLVTRFCPNLKKGKGRVFYDIDQEFSSVAVVGLGKKSAGHNELEVLDEGRENVRAAVATGVKQLREVGCKTVAVDPCNDAEAAAEGSLLSLFEYDDLKAEASKKPKLKVLPLNQANSLDCQSQWKRGEVLASAQNFARTLMEMPANKLTPTTFSEIAHNKRQHTELQLTIKAHSRKWAADMKMGAFLGVAKGSEEAPIFLEVRYNGAPPNLDPLVLVGKGVTFDSGGISIKPSANMDLMRGDMGGAANVTAAMFAIATLELPVNVVGLIPLCENMPSGSAVKPGDVLTAMNGKTIEVDNTDAEGRLLLADALCYATTSFKPTVVVDVATLTGAIDVALGSGAAGAFTNSQNVWNVLQQASTSTGDRVWRMPLFEHYVKQVTDCHLADVNNIGKHSRQGGPCTAAAFLKQFVGDHSWAHLDIAGVMQNKDEIPYLGKGMTGRPVRTLVEFVSRFKPM